In a genomic window of Pseudomonas mohnii:
- a CDS encoding MFS transporter, which translates to MSENQRPLAVTLQVVSIVLFTFIGYLNIGIPLAVLPGYVHSDLGFGAVIAGLVISVQYLATLLSRPYAGKIIDNKGSKLAVMYGLAGCGLSGVFMLLSAWTQSLPMLSLISLLVGRLVLGSAESLVGSGSIGWGIGRVGAANTAKVISWNGIASYGALAVGAPLGVLLVNQMGLWSMGVSIVLLAALGLLLAWPKTAAPIVTGERLPFMHVLGRVLPHGCGLALGSIGFGTIATFITLYYATRHWDNAVLCLSLFGASFIGARLLFGNLINRLGGFRVAIACLSVEVLGLLLLWLAPDANWALAGAALSGFGFSLVFPALGVEAVNLVPASSRGAAVGAYSLFIDLSLGITGPLAGAIAAGFGFASIFLFAALAALSGLMLSIYLYRQAPKQRETRESR; encoded by the coding sequence ATGTCTGAAAACCAGCGCCCCCTGGCGGTCACGCTGCAAGTTGTCTCCATCGTCCTGTTTACCTTTATCGGCTACCTGAACATTGGTATTCCCCTGGCCGTATTGCCCGGCTACGTCCACAGCGACCTCGGCTTCGGCGCGGTGATCGCCGGTTTGGTGATCAGCGTGCAATACCTTGCCACCCTGCTCAGCCGTCCGTACGCCGGGAAAATCATCGATAACAAGGGCAGCAAATTGGCCGTGATGTACGGCTTGGCCGGTTGCGGGCTGAGTGGCGTGTTCATGCTGCTTTCAGCCTGGACCCAAAGCCTGCCGATGTTGAGCCTGATCAGCCTGTTGGTCGGTCGCCTGGTGCTCGGCAGCGCGGAGAGCCTGGTGGGCTCCGGTTCGATTGGCTGGGGCATCGGCCGGGTTGGCGCGGCGAACACCGCCAAGGTCATCTCCTGGAACGGCATCGCCAGTTATGGCGCACTGGCCGTCGGCGCGCCGCTGGGGGTGCTGCTGGTCAATCAAATGGGCTTGTGGAGCATGGGCGTGAGTATCGTGTTGCTGGCCGCCCTGGGCCTGTTGCTGGCATGGCCGAAAACCGCTGCGCCGATCGTGACCGGTGAGCGCTTGCCGTTCATGCATGTACTCGGTCGGGTGCTGCCCCACGGCTGCGGACTGGCCTTGGGCTCCATCGGTTTCGGCACCATCGCCACGTTTATCACCCTGTATTACGCCACCCGGCACTGGGACAACGCCGTGCTGTGCCTGAGCCTGTTTGGTGCCAGCTTCATCGGTGCACGACTGTTGTTCGGCAACCTGATCAACCGCCTCGGCGGATTCCGCGTGGCGATTGCCTGCCTGTCGGTGGAGGTCCTGGGGCTGTTGCTGCTGTGGCTGGCACCTGACGCGAACTGGGCGCTCGCGGGCGCTGCGCTCAGTGGCTTTGGCTTCTCACTGGTGTTTCCGGCGCTGGGGGTCGAAGCGGTCAACCTCGTGCCCGCTTCCAGCCGTGGCGCGGCGGTCGGGGCTTATTCGCTGTTCATCGACTTGTCGCTGGGGATCACCGGACCACTGGCCGGCGCGATTGCGGCGGGCTTCGGTTTTGCCTCTATCTTCCTGTTCGCCGCCCTCGCCGCTTTAAGCGGTTTGATGCTCAGCATCTACTTGTACCGGCAGGCGCCGAAACAGCGCGAAACGCGAGAATCCCGCTAA
- the arfB gene encoding alternative ribosome rescue aminoacyl-tRNA hydrolase ArfB encodes MLVISNNVHIPDAEIELTAIRAQGAGGQNVNKVSSAVHLRFDIAASSLPEFYKERLLALRDSRITSEGVLIIKAQQYRTQEQNRADALARLTELILSATKVEKKRRPTKPTLGSKTRRLESKSKRGNIKAGRGKVDF; translated from the coding sequence ATGCTGGTGATTTCCAACAACGTGCATATACCGGATGCCGAGATCGAGTTGACCGCCATTCGCGCCCAGGGCGCCGGTGGGCAGAACGTCAACAAGGTTTCCAGCGCCGTGCACCTGCGCTTCGACATTGCGGCCTCGTCCTTGCCCGAGTTCTACAAGGAGCGGCTGCTGGCGTTGCGCGACAGTCGTATCACCAGCGAAGGTGTGTTGATCATCAAGGCCCAGCAATACCGCACCCAGGAACAGAACCGGGCCGATGCGCTGGCGCGTTTGACCGAGCTGATCCTCAGCGCCACCAAGGTCGAAAAGAAACGCCGCCCGACCAAGCCGACCCTCGGTTCGAAGACCCGTCGGCTCGAATCCAAGAGCAAGCGCGGCAACATCAAGGCCGGGCGCGGCAAGGTCGACTTTTAG
- a CDS encoding beta strand repeat-containing protein, giving the protein MSTAQIAALSTKQIAALATSDIAALSTTQAGVLSTAQIAALSTSDVVSLSTAAIAAFNASQLKALGADDVASLASSQVAALSSTQVTAFSTAQIAAMTTSQVGALAGNMSTAQINVLSTTQVAGVSTTTMAALSSAQLAAISTKDIAALSTAQLGAVSTTNLASLTTAQITAMSTAQVGALAASMSTTQIGALTTAQTAGLSTTVIGSLGTAQLQAISTKDIAALSTAQAAGLSTTVLGNLTTAQLKAIETKDIAAMSTTQLGALTTTQVGTLATAQLAALSSTQVGSLGAKLSTGQISALTTTQVAGVSTTTMAALSTAQLAAISTKDIAALSTAQLGAVSTTNLASLTTAQITAMTTAQVGALAASMSTTQIGALTTTQAAGLSTTVIGSLGTAQLQAISTKDIAALSTAQAAGLSTTVLGNLTTAQLKAIETKDIAAMSTTQLGALTTTQIGTLATAQLAALSSTQVGSLGAKLSTGQISALTTTQVAGVSTTTMAALSTAQLAAISTKDIATLSTAQLGAVSTTNLASLTTAQITAMTTAQVGALAASMSTTQIGALTTTQAAGLSTTVIGSLGTAQLQAISTKDIAALSTAQAAGLSTTVLGNLTTAQLKAIETKDIAAMSTTQLGALTTTQVGTLATAQLAALSSTQVGSLGAKLSTGQISALTTTQVAGVSTTTMAALSTAQLAAISTKDIAALSTAQLGSLGTASVAALSTTQISVLSTTQVGTLQANLTTGQIAALSTTQVTGLNAASLSTAQLQAIETKDISSLVTAQLSALTTGQVGSLTTGQVAAMKYSQINSLVSNFTSNQIGALTTTQTANLTTTLINGLTTTQLQAISTKDIAALTTAQVAGISTTALTSLSTTQIKAMETADIAALTTTQAAAMTLSQVTSLTTSQVGALKYAQVSALGTNLSTGQIGLLTTTQISGIATTVLAALSTSQVAAIITKDIAALTTAQVSALTTSQIAVLSTSQVNALSKTQVGSMTSAQLGQLSTTQIPYLNV; this is encoded by the coding sequence ATGTCAACGGCTCAGATAGCCGCTCTATCTACGAAACAAATAGCGGCGCTTGCAACTTCTGATATAGCAGCCCTGAGCACTACCCAGGCCGGGGTTCTGTCTACCGCCCAGATCGCAGCACTGTCGACTTCGGACGTTGTCTCGCTGAGCACTGCCGCGATCGCCGCCTTCAATGCTTCCCAGCTAAAGGCACTGGGCGCGGATGATGTCGCGTCGCTCGCCTCTTCTCAGGTTGCAGCCCTCAGCTCCACTCAAGTAACGGCGTTCTCCACCGCCCAGATCGCAGCCATGACCACCTCTCAGGTGGGTGCTCTGGCCGGCAACATGTCAACCGCCCAGATTAACGTGCTGTCGACGACGCAGGTGGCGGGCGTCTCCACCACGACGATGGCCGCCCTGAGCTCCGCTCAACTGGCAGCGATTTCGACCAAGGACATCGCCGCCCTGTCGACGGCCCAACTGGGCGCCGTATCGACAACCAACCTGGCCTCCCTGACGACCGCCCAGATCACGGCGATGAGCACCGCGCAAGTCGGCGCGCTAGCAGCCAGCATGTCGACCACCCAGATCGGCGCACTGACCACAGCGCAGACCGCCGGGCTGTCGACCACTGTCATAGGCTCGCTGGGCACCGCTCAACTCCAGGCAATCTCGACCAAAGACATCGCTGCCCTGTCGACTGCCCAGGCAGCGGGCCTGTCGACCACTGTTCTGGGTAACCTGACAACAGCCCAGCTGAAGGCCATCGAGACCAAAGACATTGCCGCAATGTCGACCACTCAATTGGGCGCCCTGACGACCACTCAGGTCGGCACACTGGCAACCGCCCAGCTCGCCGCATTGAGCAGCACCCAGGTTGGTAGCCTCGGCGCCAAGCTCAGCACCGGCCAGATCAGCGCACTGACCACGACGCAGGTGGCGGGCGTCTCCACCACGACGATGGCCGCCCTGAGCACCGCTCAACTGGCAGCGATTTCGACCAAGGACATCGCCGCCCTGTCGACGGCCCAACTGGGCGCCGTATCGACAACCAACCTGGCCTCCCTGACGACCGCCCAGATCACGGCGATGACCACCGCGCAAGTCGGCGCGCTAGCAGCCAGCATGTCGACCACCCAGATCGGCGCACTGACCACAACGCAGGCCGCCGGGCTGTCGACCACTGTCATAGGCTCGCTGGGCACCGCTCAACTCCAGGCAATCTCGACCAAAGACATCGCTGCCCTGTCGACTGCCCAGGCAGCGGGCCTGTCGACCACTGTTCTGGGTAACCTGACAACAGCCCAGCTGAAGGCCATCGAGACCAAAGACATTGCCGCAATGTCGACCACTCAATTGGGCGCCCTGACGACCACTCAGATCGGCACCCTGGCAACCGCCCAGCTCGCCGCATTGAGCAGCACCCAGGTTGGTAGCCTCGGCGCCAAGCTCAGCACCGGCCAGATCAGCGCACTGACCACGACGCAGGTGGCGGGCGTCTCCACCACGACGATGGCCGCCCTGAGCACCGCTCAACTGGCAGCGATTTCGACCAAGGACATCGCCACCCTGTCGACGGCCCAACTGGGCGCCGTATCGACAACCAACCTGGCCTCCCTGACGACCGCCCAGATCACGGCGATGACCACCGCGCAAGTCGGCGCGCTAGCAGCCAGCATGTCGACCACCCAGATCGGCGCACTGACCACAACGCAGGCCGCCGGGCTGTCGACCACTGTCATAGGCTCGCTGGGCACCGCTCAACTCCAGGCAATCTCGACCAAAGACATCGCCGCCCTGTCGACTGCCCAGGCAGCGGGCCTGTCGACCACTGTTCTGGGTAACCTGACAACAGCCCAGCTGAAGGCCATCGAGACCAAAGACATTGCCGCAATGTCGACCACTCAATTGGGCGCCCTGACGACCACTCAGGTCGGCACCCTGGCAACCGCCCAGCTCGCCGCATTGAGCAGCACCCAGGTTGGTAGCCTCGGCGCCAAGCTCAGCACCGGCCAGATCAGCGCACTGACCACGACGCAGGTGGCGGGTGTCTCCACCACGACGATGGCCGCCCTGAGCACCGCTCAACTGGCAGCGATTTCGACCAAGGACATCGCCGCCCTGTCGACGGCCCAACTGGGCAGCCTGGGCACAGCCTCCGTCGCTGCGCTGTCGACTACCCAGATTTCTGTACTGTCGACCACCCAGGTGGGTACGCTGCAAGCCAACCTCACCACGGGCCAGATCGCGGCACTGTCCACCACCCAGGTCACCGGTCTGAACGCCGCAAGCCTGTCCACGGCACAGCTGCAAGCGATCGAGACCAAGGACATCAGCTCGCTGGTGACCGCTCAGCTGTCGGCATTGACCACAGGTCAAGTCGGCAGCCTGACCACCGGCCAGGTGGCGGCCATGAAGTACTCCCAGATCAACTCTCTGGTTTCGAACTTTACGTCTAACCAGATCGGCGCGCTGACCACCACTCAGACAGCGAACCTCACCACCACCTTGATCAATGGCCTGACCACCACTCAGCTCCAGGCGATCTCAACCAAGGACATCGCCGCACTGACGACTGCACAGGTAGCGGGGATCTCGACCACGGCCCTGACTTCCCTGAGCACCACTCAGATCAAGGCAATGGAAACGGCTGATATTGCAGCACTGACGACCACCCAGGCGGCCGCGATGACGCTCTCCCAGGTCACCAGTCTGACCACCAGCCAGGTAGGCGCCCTGAAGTATGCGCAGGTCAGCGCGCTGGGTACCAACTTGTCGACCGGCCAGATCGGCTTGCTGACAACAACTCAGATCTCGGGCATTGCGACTACCGTACTGGCCGCTCTGAGCACCTCTCAGGTTGCCGCGATCATCACCAAGGACATCGCCGCCCTGACCACCGCCCAGGTGAGTGCACTGACCACGTCGCAGATCGCTGTGCTGTCGACCTCTCAGGTCAACGCACTGAGCAAAACCCAGGTCGGTTCGATGACGTCCGCCCAACTGGGTCAACTCTCTACAACTCAGATTCCGTATCTGAACGTGTAA